Proteins found in one Ovis aries strain OAR_USU_Benz2616 breed Rambouillet chromosome 19, ARS-UI_Ramb_v3.0, whole genome shotgun sequence genomic segment:
- the IL17RE gene encoding interleukin-17 receptor E isoform X6 encodes MAVSLMKLLSSCCLSEKGHHNSSLSPDTSHKGLRSKRTQPVDPEAGEDLSRSGSQKLGGPEFSFDLLPETRAIQVTIPPGPEVSVRLCHQWALECEDLSHPFDAQKIVPGSRAVDLPYEFLLPCLCIEASYLQEDTVRRKKCPFQGQPEAYGSDFWESMNFTDHSQHNQMVMAVTLRCPLKLEASLCQRRGWPPLCEDLPNAVARESEGWYIVEKVDLHPQLCFKFSFRNSSHVECPHRTFAAPSWNVSMDTQAQQVVLHFSSRTHVTFSAAWNYPGLGQDSVVPPVYSVSQTRGSTPVTLDLIVPFLRPGGCVLVWRSDVQFAWKRLLCPDVSHRRLGLLILALLAFTTLLGVVLILTCRRPLSGPGRAPPVLLLHVAESEAQRRLVGALAELLRAALGSGRDVIVDLWEGTRVARVGPLPWLWEARARVARERGTVVLLWSSTGPSPTGGPDPRAAPLRALLHAVPRPLLLLVYFSRLCAKGDIPPPLRALPRYRLLHDLPRLLRALDARASTEAATRGCFVARPRLRGRVELCRRLELEAAKLADHG; translated from the exons ATGGCAGTTTCACTG ATGAAATTGCTGAGTAGCTGCTGCCTCTCTGAGAAGGGCCATCACAACTCCAGCCTCTCCCCAGATACCTCCCACAAGGGGCTGCGCTCCAAAAGAACCCAGCCAGTGGATCCAGAGGCAGGGGAAGATCTCTCCAGATCCGGCTCACAAAAGCTTGGAG GACCTGAGTTCTCCTTTGACTTGCTGCCTGAGACAAGGGCTATTCAAGTGACCATTCCTCCAGGCCCAGAGGTCAGTGTGCGTCTTTGCCACCAGTGGGCACTGGAGTGTGAGGACCTGAGCCATCCCTTTGATGCCCAG AAAATTGTGCCTGGGAGCCGCGCTGTAGACCTGCCTTATGAATTCCTTCTGCCCTGTCTGTGCATCGAG GCATCCTACCTGCAAGAGGACACCGTGAGGCGCAAAAAATGTCCCTTCCAGGGCCAGCCTGAAGCCT ATGGCTCAGACTTCTGGGAGTCAATGAACTTCACTGACCACAGCCAGCACAATCAGATGGTAATGGCCGTGACACTCCGCTGTCCACTGAAGCTGGAGGCCTCCCTGTGCCAGAGGAGGGGCTGGCCCCCCCTCTGCGAAGACCTCCCCAATGCCGTGGCTCGAGAGTCAGAGGGG TGGTACATCGTGGAGAAAGTGGACTTGCATCCCCAGCTCTGCTTCAAG TTCTCTTTTAGAAACAGCAGCCACGTTGAATGCCCCCACCGGACATTCG CAGctccatcctggaatgtgagcaTGGATACCCAGGCCCAGCAGGTGGTCCTTCACTTCTCTTCAAGAACACATGTCACCTTCAGTGCTGCCTGGAACTACCCAGGCTTGGGGCAGGACAGCGTGGTGCCCCCCGTGTACAGCGTCAGCCAG ACTCGGGGCTCAACCCCAGTGACCCTAGACCTCATCGTTCCTTTCCTGAGGCCAGGAGGCTGTGTCCTG GTGTGGAGGTCAGATGTCCAGTTTGCCTGGAAGCGCCTCTTGTGTCCAGATG TCTCTCACAGACGCCTGGGGCTCCTGATCCTGGCACTGCTGGCCTTCACCACCCTGCTGGGAGTTGTTTTGATTCTCACGTGCCGGCGTCCACTGTCAG GCCCGGGCCGAGCGCCGCCGGTGCTGCTGCTGCACGTGGCGGAGTCTGAGGCGCAGCGGCGCCTGGTGGGAGCACTTGCTGAACTGTTGCGAGCCGCGCTGGGCAGTGGGCGCGACGTGATCGTGGACCTTTGGGAGGGCACGCGGGTGGCGCGCGTCGGCCCCCTGCCGTGGCTCTGGGAGGCTCGGGCGCGTGTGGCGCGGGAGCGGGGCACTGTGGTACTTCTGTGGAGCAGCACCGGCCCCAGCCCCACCGGCGGCCCGGATCCTCGCGCTGCGCCCCTGCGCGCCCTGCTTCACGCCGTCCCGcgcccgctgctgctgctggtttACTTTAGTCGTCTCTGCGCCAAGGGCGACATTCCCCCGCCCCTGCGCGCCCTGCCCCGCTACCGCCTGCTGCACGACCTGCCGCGCCTGCTGCGCGCCCTGGACGCTCGGGCTTCTACTGAAGCCGCCACCCGGGGCTGCTTCGTCGCCCGGCCGCGCCTGCGGGGTCGCGTGGAGCTGTGCCGCAGGCTGGAACTGGAGGCCGCCAAACTTGCCGACCACGGCTGA
- the IL17RE gene encoding interleukin-17 receptor E isoform X5, whose protein sequence is MLHEQEEAVGRRGGSPQRTEPRQHRKPQETRMAVSLMKLLSSCCLSEKGHHNSSLSPDTSHKGLRSKRTQPVDPEAGEDLSRSGSQKLGGPEFSFDLLPETRAIQVTIPPGPEVSVRLCHQWALECEDLSHPFDAQKIVPGSRAVDLPYEFLLPCLCIEASYLQEDTVRRKKCPFQGQPEAYGSDFWESMNFTDHSQHNQMVMAVTLRCPLKLEASLCQRRGWPPLCEDLPNAVARESEGWYIVEKVDLHPQLCFKFSFRNSSHVECPHRTFAAPSWNVSMDTQAQQVVLHFSSRTHVTFSAAWNYPGLGQDSVVPPVYSVSQTRGSTPVTLDLIVPFLRPGGCVLVWRSDVQFAWKRLLCPDVSHRRLGLLILALLAFTTLLGVVLILTCRRPLSGPGRAPPVLLLHVAESEAQRRLVGALAELLRAALGSGRDVIVDLWEGTRVARVGPLPWLWEARARVARERGTVVLLWSSTGPSPTGGPDPRAAPLRALLHAVPRPLLLLVYFSRLCAKGDIPPPLRALPRYRLLHDLPRLLRALDARASTEAATRGCFVARPRLRGRVELCRRLELEAAKLADHG, encoded by the exons ATGCTCCATGAGCAGGAGGAAGCTGTGGGACGACGGGGAGGGTCCCCACAGAGAACGGAGCCTCGTCAGCATCGGAAACCACAGGAAACCAG GATGGCAGTTTCACTG ATGAAATTGCTGAGTAGCTGCTGCCTCTCTGAGAAGGGCCATCACAACTCCAGCCTCTCCCCAGATACCTCCCACAAGGGGCTGCGCTCCAAAAGAACCCAGCCAGTGGATCCAGAGGCAGGGGAAGATCTCTCCAGATCCGGCTCACAAAAGCTTGGAG GACCTGAGTTCTCCTTTGACTTGCTGCCTGAGACAAGGGCTATTCAAGTGACCATTCCTCCAGGCCCAGAGGTCAGTGTGCGTCTTTGCCACCAGTGGGCACTGGAGTGTGAGGACCTGAGCCATCCCTTTGATGCCCAG AAAATTGTGCCTGGGAGCCGCGCTGTAGACCTGCCTTATGAATTCCTTCTGCCCTGTCTGTGCATCGAG GCATCCTACCTGCAAGAGGACACCGTGAGGCGCAAAAAATGTCCCTTCCAGGGCCAGCCTGAAGCCT ATGGCTCAGACTTCTGGGAGTCAATGAACTTCACTGACCACAGCCAGCACAATCAGATGGTAATGGCCGTGACACTCCGCTGTCCACTGAAGCTGGAGGCCTCCCTGTGCCAGAGGAGGGGCTGGCCCCCCCTCTGCGAAGACCTCCCCAATGCCGTGGCTCGAGAGTCAGAGGGG TGGTACATCGTGGAGAAAGTGGACTTGCATCCCCAGCTCTGCTTCAAG TTCTCTTTTAGAAACAGCAGCCACGTTGAATGCCCCCACCGGACATTCG CAGctccatcctggaatgtgagcaTGGATACCCAGGCCCAGCAGGTGGTCCTTCACTTCTCTTCAAGAACACATGTCACCTTCAGTGCTGCCTGGAACTACCCAGGCTTGGGGCAGGACAGCGTGGTGCCCCCCGTGTACAGCGTCAGCCAG ACTCGGGGCTCAACCCCAGTGACCCTAGACCTCATCGTTCCTTTCCTGAGGCCAGGAGGCTGTGTCCTG GTGTGGAGGTCAGATGTCCAGTTTGCCTGGAAGCGCCTCTTGTGTCCAGATG TCTCTCACAGACGCCTGGGGCTCCTGATCCTGGCACTGCTGGCCTTCACCACCCTGCTGGGAGTTGTTTTGATTCTCACGTGCCGGCGTCCACTGTCAG GCCCGGGCCGAGCGCCGCCGGTGCTGCTGCTGCACGTGGCGGAGTCTGAGGCGCAGCGGCGCCTGGTGGGAGCACTTGCTGAACTGTTGCGAGCCGCGCTGGGCAGTGGGCGCGACGTGATCGTGGACCTTTGGGAGGGCACGCGGGTGGCGCGCGTCGGCCCCCTGCCGTGGCTCTGGGAGGCTCGGGCGCGTGTGGCGCGGGAGCGGGGCACTGTGGTACTTCTGTGGAGCAGCACCGGCCCCAGCCCCACCGGCGGCCCGGATCCTCGCGCTGCGCCCCTGCGCGCCCTGCTTCACGCCGTCCCGcgcccgctgctgctgctggtttACTTTAGTCGTCTCTGCGCCAAGGGCGACATTCCCCCGCCCCTGCGCGCCCTGCCCCGCTACCGCCTGCTGCACGACCTGCCGCGCCTGCTGCGCGCCCTGGACGCTCGGGCTTCTACTGAAGCCGCCACCCGGGGCTGCTTCGTCGCCCGGCCGCGCCTGCGGGGTCGCGTGGAGCTGTGCCGCAGGCTGGAACTGGAGGCCGCCAAACTTGCCGACCACGGCTGA
- the IL17RE gene encoding interleukin-17 receptor E isoform X4 yields MLHEQEEAVGRRGGSPQRTEPRQHRKPQETSCSLACLPLLGLAAPSFPAGVPAVYWPLAWMAVSLMKLLSSCCLSEKGHHNSSLSPDTSHKGLRSKRTQPVDPEAGEDLSRSGSQKLGGPEFSFDLLPETRAIQVTIPPGPEVSVRLCHQWALECEDLSHPFDAQKIVPGSRAVDLPYEFLLPCLCIEASYLQEDTVRRKKCPFQGQPEAYGSDFWESMNFTDHSQHNQMVMAVTLRCPLKLEASLCQRRGWPPLCEDLPNAVARESEGWYIVEKVDLHPQLCFKFSFRNSSHVECPHRTFAAPSWNVSMDTQAQQVVLHFSSRTHVTFSAAWNYPGLGQDSVVPPVYSVSQTRGSTPVTLDLIVPFLRPGGCVLVWRSDVQFAWKRLLCPDVSHRRLGLLILALLAFTTLLGVVLILTCRRPLSGPGRAPPVLLLHVAESEAQRRLVGALAELLRAALGSGRDVIVDLWEGTRVARVGPLPWLWEARARVARERGTVVLLWSSTGPSPTGGPDPRAAPLRALLHAVPRPLLLLVYFSRLCAKGDIPPPLRALPRYRLLHDLPRLLRALDARASTEAATRGCFVARPRLRGRVELCRRLELEAAKLADHG; encoded by the exons ATGCTCCATGAGCAGGAGGAAGCTGTGGGACGACGGGGAGGGTCCCCACAGAGAACGGAGCCTCGTCAGCATCGGAAACCACAGGAAACCAG CTGCTCACTGGCCTGTCTGCCTCTGCTGGGATTGGCTGCCCCTTCCTTCCCCGCTGGAGTACCCGCTGTCTACTGGCCTCTTGCATG GATGGCAGTTTCACTG ATGAAATTGCTGAGTAGCTGCTGCCTCTCTGAGAAGGGCCATCACAACTCCAGCCTCTCCCCAGATACCTCCCACAAGGGGCTGCGCTCCAAAAGAACCCAGCCAGTGGATCCAGAGGCAGGGGAAGATCTCTCCAGATCCGGCTCACAAAAGCTTGGAG GACCTGAGTTCTCCTTTGACTTGCTGCCTGAGACAAGGGCTATTCAAGTGACCATTCCTCCAGGCCCAGAGGTCAGTGTGCGTCTTTGCCACCAGTGGGCACTGGAGTGTGAGGACCTGAGCCATCCCTTTGATGCCCAG AAAATTGTGCCTGGGAGCCGCGCTGTAGACCTGCCTTATGAATTCCTTCTGCCCTGTCTGTGCATCGAG GCATCCTACCTGCAAGAGGACACCGTGAGGCGCAAAAAATGTCCCTTCCAGGGCCAGCCTGAAGCCT ATGGCTCAGACTTCTGGGAGTCAATGAACTTCACTGACCACAGCCAGCACAATCAGATGGTAATGGCCGTGACACTCCGCTGTCCACTGAAGCTGGAGGCCTCCCTGTGCCAGAGGAGGGGCTGGCCCCCCCTCTGCGAAGACCTCCCCAATGCCGTGGCTCGAGAGTCAGAGGGG TGGTACATCGTGGAGAAAGTGGACTTGCATCCCCAGCTCTGCTTCAAG TTCTCTTTTAGAAACAGCAGCCACGTTGAATGCCCCCACCGGACATTCG CAGctccatcctggaatgtgagcaTGGATACCCAGGCCCAGCAGGTGGTCCTTCACTTCTCTTCAAGAACACATGTCACCTTCAGTGCTGCCTGGAACTACCCAGGCTTGGGGCAGGACAGCGTGGTGCCCCCCGTGTACAGCGTCAGCCAG ACTCGGGGCTCAACCCCAGTGACCCTAGACCTCATCGTTCCTTTCCTGAGGCCAGGAGGCTGTGTCCTG GTGTGGAGGTCAGATGTCCAGTTTGCCTGGAAGCGCCTCTTGTGTCCAGATG TCTCTCACAGACGCCTGGGGCTCCTGATCCTGGCACTGCTGGCCTTCACCACCCTGCTGGGAGTTGTTTTGATTCTCACGTGCCGGCGTCCACTGTCAG GCCCGGGCCGAGCGCCGCCGGTGCTGCTGCTGCACGTGGCGGAGTCTGAGGCGCAGCGGCGCCTGGTGGGAGCACTTGCTGAACTGTTGCGAGCCGCGCTGGGCAGTGGGCGCGACGTGATCGTGGACCTTTGGGAGGGCACGCGGGTGGCGCGCGTCGGCCCCCTGCCGTGGCTCTGGGAGGCTCGGGCGCGTGTGGCGCGGGAGCGGGGCACTGTGGTACTTCTGTGGAGCAGCACCGGCCCCAGCCCCACCGGCGGCCCGGATCCTCGCGCTGCGCCCCTGCGCGCCCTGCTTCACGCCGTCCCGcgcccgctgctgctgctggtttACTTTAGTCGTCTCTGCGCCAAGGGCGACATTCCCCCGCCCCTGCGCGCCCTGCCCCGCTACCGCCTGCTGCACGACCTGCCGCGCCTGCTGCGCGCCCTGGACGCTCGGGCTTCTACTGAAGCCGCCACCCGGGGCTGCTTCGTCGCCCGGCCGCGCCTGCGGGGTCGCGTGGAGCTGTGCCGCAGGCTGGAACTGGAGGCCGCCAAACTTGCCGACCACGGCTGA
- the IL17RE gene encoding interleukin-17 receptor E isoform X3: MDGSFTGRSAQIPHHTQPAPPLSPKPWCACCCHRPHCWCLHLVSGPLDLQWGWLHLLVQKSEKSYKFWFCRRHRMPVSAQMKLLSSCCLSEKGHHNSSLSPDTSHKGLRSKRTQPVDPEAGEDLSRSGSQKLGGPEFSFDLLPETRAIQVTIPPGPEVSVRLCHQWALECEDLSHPFDAQKIVPGSRAVDLPYEFLLPCLCIEASYLQEDTVRRKKCPFQGQPEAYGSDFWESMNFTDHSQHNQMVMAVTLRCPLKLEASLCQRRGWPPLCEDLPNAVARESEGWYIVEKVDLHPQLCFKFSFRNSSHVECPHRTFAAPSWNVSMDTQAQQVVLHFSSRTHVTFSAAWNYPGLGQDSVVPPVYSVSQTRGSTPVTLDLIVPFLRPGGCVLVWRSDVQFAWKRLLCPDVSHRRLGLLILALLAFTTLLGVVLILTCRRPLSGPGRAPPVLLLHVAESEAQRRLVGALAELLRAALGSGRDVIVDLWEGTRVARVGPLPWLWEARARVARERGTVVLLWSSTGPSPTGGPDPRAAPLRALLHAVPRPLLLLVYFSRLCAKGDIPPPLRALPRYRLLHDLPRLLRALDARASTEAATRGCFVARPRLRGRVELCRRLELEAAKLADHG, encoded by the exons ATG GATGGCAGTTTCACTG GAAGGTCTGCCCAGATTCCTCACCATACCCAGCcggcccctcccctctccccaaagcCTTGGTGTGCTTGCTGCTGCCACCGTCCCCACTGCTGGTGCTTGCATCTGGTGTCAGGTCCCTTGG ATCTTCAGTGGGGTTGGCTCCACCTCCTAGTGCAGAAATCCGAAAAGTCTTACAAGTTCTGGTtctgtaggagacacaggatgcCAGTGTCTGCTCAG ATGAAATTGCTGAGTAGCTGCTGCCTCTCTGAGAAGGGCCATCACAACTCCAGCCTCTCCCCAGATACCTCCCACAAGGGGCTGCGCTCCAAAAGAACCCAGCCAGTGGATCCAGAGGCAGGGGAAGATCTCTCCAGATCCGGCTCACAAAAGCTTGGAG GACCTGAGTTCTCCTTTGACTTGCTGCCTGAGACAAGGGCTATTCAAGTGACCATTCCTCCAGGCCCAGAGGTCAGTGTGCGTCTTTGCCACCAGTGGGCACTGGAGTGTGAGGACCTGAGCCATCCCTTTGATGCCCAG AAAATTGTGCCTGGGAGCCGCGCTGTAGACCTGCCTTATGAATTCCTTCTGCCCTGTCTGTGCATCGAG GCATCCTACCTGCAAGAGGACACCGTGAGGCGCAAAAAATGTCCCTTCCAGGGCCAGCCTGAAGCCT ATGGCTCAGACTTCTGGGAGTCAATGAACTTCACTGACCACAGCCAGCACAATCAGATGGTAATGGCCGTGACACTCCGCTGTCCACTGAAGCTGGAGGCCTCCCTGTGCCAGAGGAGGGGCTGGCCCCCCCTCTGCGAAGACCTCCCCAATGCCGTGGCTCGAGAGTCAGAGGGG TGGTACATCGTGGAGAAAGTGGACTTGCATCCCCAGCTCTGCTTCAAG TTCTCTTTTAGAAACAGCAGCCACGTTGAATGCCCCCACCGGACATTCG CAGctccatcctggaatgtgagcaTGGATACCCAGGCCCAGCAGGTGGTCCTTCACTTCTCTTCAAGAACACATGTCACCTTCAGTGCTGCCTGGAACTACCCAGGCTTGGGGCAGGACAGCGTGGTGCCCCCCGTGTACAGCGTCAGCCAG ACTCGGGGCTCAACCCCAGTGACCCTAGACCTCATCGTTCCTTTCCTGAGGCCAGGAGGCTGTGTCCTG GTGTGGAGGTCAGATGTCCAGTTTGCCTGGAAGCGCCTCTTGTGTCCAGATG TCTCTCACAGACGCCTGGGGCTCCTGATCCTGGCACTGCTGGCCTTCACCACCCTGCTGGGAGTTGTTTTGATTCTCACGTGCCGGCGTCCACTGTCAG GCCCGGGCCGAGCGCCGCCGGTGCTGCTGCTGCACGTGGCGGAGTCTGAGGCGCAGCGGCGCCTGGTGGGAGCACTTGCTGAACTGTTGCGAGCCGCGCTGGGCAGTGGGCGCGACGTGATCGTGGACCTTTGGGAGGGCACGCGGGTGGCGCGCGTCGGCCCCCTGCCGTGGCTCTGGGAGGCTCGGGCGCGTGTGGCGCGGGAGCGGGGCACTGTGGTACTTCTGTGGAGCAGCACCGGCCCCAGCCCCACCGGCGGCCCGGATCCTCGCGCTGCGCCCCTGCGCGCCCTGCTTCACGCCGTCCCGcgcccgctgctgctgctggtttACTTTAGTCGTCTCTGCGCCAAGGGCGACATTCCCCCGCCCCTGCGCGCCCTGCCCCGCTACCGCCTGCTGCACGACCTGCCGCGCCTGCTGCGCGCCCTGGACGCTCGGGCTTCTACTGAAGCCGCCACCCGGGGCTGCTTCGTCGCCCGGCCGCGCCTGCGGGGTCGCGTGGAGCTGTGCCGCAGGCTGGAACTGGAGGCCGCCAAACTTGCCGACCACGGCTGA
- the IL17RE gene encoding interleukin-17 receptor E isoform X1: MGSPSLAALLLPLLQLLTGLSASAGIGCPFLPRWSTRCLLASCMDGSFTGRSAQIPHHTQPAPPLSPKPWCACCCHRPHCWCLHLVSGPLDLQWGWLHLLVQKSEKSYKFWFCRRHRMPVSAQMKLLSSCCLSEKGHHNSSLSPDTSHKGLRSKRTQPVDPEAGEDLSRSGSQKLGGPEFSFDLLPETRAIQVTIPPGPEVSVRLCHQWALECEDLSHPFDAQKIVPGSRAVDLPYEFLLPCLCIEASYLQEDTVRRKKCPFQGQPEAYGSDFWESMNFTDHSQHNQMVMAVTLRCPLKLEASLCQRRGWPPLCEDLPNAVARESEGWYIVEKVDLHPQLCFKFSFRNSSHVECPHRTFAAPSWNVSMDTQAQQVVLHFSSRTHVTFSAAWNYPGLGQDSVVPPVYSVSQTRGSTPVTLDLIVPFLRPGGCVLVWRSDVQFAWKRLLCPDVSHRRLGLLILALLAFTTLLGVVLILTCRRPLSGPGRAPPVLLLHVAESEAQRRLVGALAELLRAALGSGRDVIVDLWEGTRVARVGPLPWLWEARARVARERGTVVLLWSSTGPSPTGGPDPRAAPLRALLHAVPRPLLLLVYFSRLCAKGDIPPPLRALPRYRLLHDLPRLLRALDARASTEAATRGCFVARPRLRGRVELCRRLELEAAKLADHG, from the exons ATGGGGAGCCCCAGCCTGGCAGCCCTGCTCCTGCCTCTTCTCCAGCTGCTCACTGGCCTGTCTGCCTCTGCTGGGATTGGCTGCCCCTTCCTTCCCCGCTGGAGTACCCGCTGTCTACTGGCCTCTTGCATG GATGGCAGTTTCACTG GAAGGTCTGCCCAGATTCCTCACCATACCCAGCcggcccctcccctctccccaaagcCTTGGTGTGCTTGCTGCTGCCACCGTCCCCACTGCTGGTGCTTGCATCTGGTGTCAGGTCCCTTGG ATCTTCAGTGGGGTTGGCTCCACCTCCTAGTGCAGAAATCCGAAAAGTCTTACAAGTTCTGGTtctgtaggagacacaggatgcCAGTGTCTGCTCAG ATGAAATTGCTGAGTAGCTGCTGCCTCTCTGAGAAGGGCCATCACAACTCCAGCCTCTCCCCAGATACCTCCCACAAGGGGCTGCGCTCCAAAAGAACCCAGCCAGTGGATCCAGAGGCAGGGGAAGATCTCTCCAGATCCGGCTCACAAAAGCTTGGAG GACCTGAGTTCTCCTTTGACTTGCTGCCTGAGACAAGGGCTATTCAAGTGACCATTCCTCCAGGCCCAGAGGTCAGTGTGCGTCTTTGCCACCAGTGGGCACTGGAGTGTGAGGACCTGAGCCATCCCTTTGATGCCCAG AAAATTGTGCCTGGGAGCCGCGCTGTAGACCTGCCTTATGAATTCCTTCTGCCCTGTCTGTGCATCGAG GCATCCTACCTGCAAGAGGACACCGTGAGGCGCAAAAAATGTCCCTTCCAGGGCCAGCCTGAAGCCT ATGGCTCAGACTTCTGGGAGTCAATGAACTTCACTGACCACAGCCAGCACAATCAGATGGTAATGGCCGTGACACTCCGCTGTCCACTGAAGCTGGAGGCCTCCCTGTGCCAGAGGAGGGGCTGGCCCCCCCTCTGCGAAGACCTCCCCAATGCCGTGGCTCGAGAGTCAGAGGGG TGGTACATCGTGGAGAAAGTGGACTTGCATCCCCAGCTCTGCTTCAAG TTCTCTTTTAGAAACAGCAGCCACGTTGAATGCCCCCACCGGACATTCG CAGctccatcctggaatgtgagcaTGGATACCCAGGCCCAGCAGGTGGTCCTTCACTTCTCTTCAAGAACACATGTCACCTTCAGTGCTGCCTGGAACTACCCAGGCTTGGGGCAGGACAGCGTGGTGCCCCCCGTGTACAGCGTCAGCCAG ACTCGGGGCTCAACCCCAGTGACCCTAGACCTCATCGTTCCTTTCCTGAGGCCAGGAGGCTGTGTCCTG GTGTGGAGGTCAGATGTCCAGTTTGCCTGGAAGCGCCTCTTGTGTCCAGATG TCTCTCACAGACGCCTGGGGCTCCTGATCCTGGCACTGCTGGCCTTCACCACCCTGCTGGGAGTTGTTTTGATTCTCACGTGCCGGCGTCCACTGTCAG GCCCGGGCCGAGCGCCGCCGGTGCTGCTGCTGCACGTGGCGGAGTCTGAGGCGCAGCGGCGCCTGGTGGGAGCACTTGCTGAACTGTTGCGAGCCGCGCTGGGCAGTGGGCGCGACGTGATCGTGGACCTTTGGGAGGGCACGCGGGTGGCGCGCGTCGGCCCCCTGCCGTGGCTCTGGGAGGCTCGGGCGCGTGTGGCGCGGGAGCGGGGCACTGTGGTACTTCTGTGGAGCAGCACCGGCCCCAGCCCCACCGGCGGCCCGGATCCTCGCGCTGCGCCCCTGCGCGCCCTGCTTCACGCCGTCCCGcgcccgctgctgctgctggtttACTTTAGTCGTCTCTGCGCCAAGGGCGACATTCCCCCGCCCCTGCGCGCCCTGCCCCGCTACCGCCTGCTGCACGACCTGCCGCGCCTGCTGCGCGCCCTGGACGCTCGGGCTTCTACTGAAGCCGCCACCCGGGGCTGCTTCGTCGCCCGGCCGCGCCTGCGGGGTCGCGTGGAGCTGTGCCGCAGGCTGGAACTGGAGGCCGCCAAACTTGCCGACCACGGCTGA